Proteins from a single region of Herpetosiphonaceae bacterium:
- a CDS encoding phosphopantetheine-binding protein: protein GRADQQVKIRGFRIELGEIEAVLGQHASVREAVVIAREDTPGNKRLVAYIVGAPGARRDEAGADSGAVSGSELRRFLQGKLPSYMVPSAFVVLEALPLTPNGKVDRRALPTPDEALCDPAGTFVASRTPEEALIAEIWAELLQLTAVGIHDNFFNLGGHSLLATRLIARLRAIFAVDLPLSIIFEAPTIAGISDAIEELLIAKVEALPEDEIQRLTANMFFES, encoded by the coding sequence GGGGCGCGCGGACCAGCAGGTGAAGATCCGGGGGTTCCGGATCGAGCTGGGGGAGATCGAGGCGGTGCTGGGGCAGCACGCGAGCGTGCGCGAGGCGGTCGTGATCGCCCGCGAGGACACGCCGGGCAACAAGCGGCTGGTGGCGTACATCGTAGGCGCGCCGGGCGCGCGGCGGGACGAAGCGGGAGCCGACAGCGGGGCGGTCAGCGGCAGCGAGCTGCGGCGCTTCCTGCAAGGCAAGCTGCCGAGCTACATGGTGCCGAGCGCGTTCGTGGTGCTGGAGGCGCTGCCGCTGACGCCCAACGGCAAAGTCGATCGCCGGGCACTGCCCACGCCCGATGAAGCGCTGTGCGACCCCGCCGGGACATTTGTTGCGTCGCGCACGCCCGAAGAAGCGCTGATCGCGGAGATCTGGGCCGAGCTGCTCCAGCTCACAGCGGTCGGTATCCACGACAACTTCTTCAACCTCGGCGGGCACTCGCTGCTCGCCACGCGGCTAATTGCTCGTCTGCGAGCGATCTTTGCCGTCGATCTGCCGCTCAGCATCATCTTCGAGGCACCGACGATCGCCGGTATCAGCGACGCGATCGAAGAGCTACTTATCGCGAAAGTGGAGGCCCTACCTGAGGACGAGATTCAACGCTTGACGGCCAACATGTTTTTTGAATCGTGA